The proteins below come from a single Natrinema sp. SYSU A 869 genomic window:
- a CDS encoding TIM-barrel domain-containing protein — translation MANRSPRLTTRRTLLQASAALLAGGALASSTARADHYDSKIHYEPELDDDNLQTLSVRDYDVLEDGVKINLGEYEGYVRLFADDMARVSIVEPGEEEYESRGIATGRAEWETPSFSVDENEDRIALETETITVEINNGRFGVKFLDEDGNVVNEDYLEKGSPGYEDDKPYAYKKTDENEAFYGFGEQPGQEFNKRGEKLEQWNTDQYAYDSDSDYVYTSIPFFVGLKDVGAYGIFFDDPYHSVFEMATESDDYYYFLADGGQLTYYFAYGPEIEQVLNRYTELTGTMELPPKWGLGYHQSRWQYTPNEIVETAETYREKGIPLDAMHFDIDYMNEFRVFTWDDDYLETLRQVESIPGIRTVAVNDPGVAAVESYDSTSDDNDPSDGGPSTDDQSNGGTSDDGTAIDGTPYDGPSDDSTSGDGTSDDGTSGDSTFDNGPDDDTAGDSTPYEGPSDDGPADDGPADDNPSGDGTPYDVYLEGTENDYWVKDANGDTFVGEVWPPETVWPDFSRSDVRSWWAGQHDALFDVGIDGIKNDMAEPAVFQENEKYDWTMPVDNIHGTGEDTMLHEEYHNMYGFDMARAANQAYDVYKPDKRPFLLNRNLYAGGQRYAALWTGDNVSSWEHLQKSIPMHLNLGLSGLAFVGHDIGGFVGRPDPELFARWMELGAFVPYCRNHADSHDKVDDGEPRNQHPWTFGDEVEAISKKFLRLRYRLLPYLYNEFRDATETGKPVQQPLVFHFQDDEQTHDIADQFMFGDDMMVAPVLEEGATSREVYLPEGEQWIDYWTGKEYDGGQTLTVDAPLDHLPVFVRNDTIIPMREVQQYTGEQSLTMLVLDTYVDEETSYSFYEDDGESRSYQDGAYNVTDFTVSATPGGVVTFERETVVQNYADSQISSYLLKLDRSEAPRKVQAASRRYEAVSDAETVEDTPETFTYSETADAVLIHVPADEDNPVKLFFNGNRGDRDRGNSGRGRRGRSNGNRGNRDRGDRNRGNRNRGNGNR, via the coding sequence ATGGCTAATAGGTCACCACGGCTCACAACCCGACGTACGCTCTTGCAAGCATCGGCCGCGCTGCTGGCAGGCGGTGCACTCGCATCTTCGACTGCACGGGCCGACCATTATGACTCGAAAATCCATTACGAACCGGAACTCGACGATGACAACTTACAGACGTTATCCGTTCGGGATTACGATGTCCTCGAGGATGGGGTGAAAATCAACCTCGGCGAGTACGAGGGATACGTCCGCCTGTTCGCCGACGACATGGCGCGGGTCTCGATCGTCGAACCCGGTGAGGAGGAGTACGAGTCCCGCGGTATTGCAACGGGAAGAGCGGAATGGGAGACGCCGAGTTTCAGTGTCGACGAGAACGAAGACCGGATCGCTCTCGAGACGGAGACGATCACCGTCGAGATCAATAACGGACGCTTCGGCGTCAAGTTCCTCGACGAAGACGGAAACGTCGTCAACGAAGACTACTTAGAGAAGGGGTCGCCGGGCTACGAGGACGACAAACCCTACGCGTACAAGAAGACCGACGAGAACGAGGCCTTCTACGGGTTCGGTGAACAGCCCGGTCAAGAATTCAACAAACGGGGTGAGAAACTCGAGCAGTGGAACACGGACCAGTACGCATACGACTCGGACAGCGACTACGTCTATACGTCGATTCCGTTCTTCGTCGGCCTGAAAGACGTCGGTGCCTACGGGATCTTCTTCGACGACCCATATCACTCCGTGTTCGAGATGGCGACCGAGTCGGACGACTACTACTACTTCCTCGCTGACGGCGGCCAGTTGACCTACTATTTCGCGTACGGCCCCGAGATCGAGCAGGTCCTCAATCGGTATACGGAGCTGACCGGGACGATGGAACTCCCGCCGAAGTGGGGACTGGGATACCACCAGAGCAGGTGGCAATACACCCCGAACGAGATCGTCGAGACCGCCGAAACCTACCGCGAAAAGGGGATTCCCCTAGACGCGATGCACTTCGACATCGACTACATGAACGAGTTTCGCGTGTTCACTTGGGACGACGACTACCTCGAGACGCTCCGGCAAGTCGAGTCTATCCCGGGGATCAGAACGGTCGCCGTCAACGATCCCGGCGTCGCGGCTGTGGAGTCCTACGACAGCACGTCCGACGACAACGACCCCTCCGACGGCGGTCCGTCCACTGACGACCAGTCCAACGGCGGCACGTCTGACGACGGCACAGCCATCGATGGCACACCCTACGACGGTCCATCCGACGACAGTACGTCCGGGGACGGTACGTCTGACGACGGCACGTCCGGTGACAGCACGTTTGACAATGGTCCCGACGACGACACAGCCGGCGATAGCACACCCTATGAGGGCCCGTCTGACGACGGACCAGCCGATGATGGCCCAGCCGACGATAACCCATCCGGCGACGGCACACCCTACGACGTCTATCTCGAGGGGACGGAAAACGACTACTGGGTGAAAGACGCGAATGGCGATACTTTCGTCGGCGAGGTCTGGCCGCCTGAGACGGTCTGGCCCGACTTCTCTCGTTCGGACGTCCGTTCGTGGTGGGCCGGGCAACACGACGCACTATTCGACGTCGGTATCGATGGGATCAAAAACGATATGGCCGAGCCGGCGGTGTTCCAGGAGAACGAGAAGTACGACTGGACGATGCCGGTCGACAACATCCACGGGACGGGCGAAGACACGATGCTCCACGAGGAGTATCACAACATGTACGGCTTCGACATGGCCAGAGCAGCCAACCAAGCCTACGATGTCTATAAGCCCGATAAGCGACCGTTCCTGTTGAACCGGAACCTCTACGCGGGGGGACAGCGGTACGCGGCGCTCTGGACTGGTGACAACGTGAGCTCGTGGGAGCACCTGCAAAAGTCAATCCCGATGCACCTGAACCTAGGGCTATCGGGATTGGCGTTCGTCGGCCACGACATCGGCGGCTTCGTCGGTCGACCCGATCCGGAACTGTTCGCCCGGTGGATGGAACTCGGAGCGTTCGTCCCCTACTGCCGGAACCACGCGGACAGCCACGACAAGGTCGACGACGGAGAGCCACGGAACCAACATCCCTGGACGTTCGGTGACGAGGTCGAAGCGATTAGCAAGAAGTTCCTTCGACTGCGCTATCGGCTGCTCCCGTACCTCTACAACGAGTTCCGGGACGCCACCGAGACCGGAAAACCCGTCCAGCAGCCGCTGGTGTTCCACTTCCAAGACGACGAGCAAACCCACGATATTGCCGACCAGTTCATGTTCGGCGACGACATGATGGTCGCACCGGTGCTCGAGGAAGGCGCGACCTCCCGCGAGGTCTACCTACCCGAGGGGGAGCAGTGGATCGACTACTGGACTGGCAAGGAGTACGACGGCGGGCAGACGCTCACGGTCGATGCCCCGCTCGATCACCTCCCGGTCTTCGTTCGGAACGACACCATCATCCCGATGCGGGAGGTCCAGCAGTATACCGGTGAGCAGTCGCTGACGATGCTCGTCCTCGACACGTACGTGGACGAGGAAACGTCGTACTCCTTCTACGAGGACGACGGCGAGAGTCGATCCTACCAAGACGGAGCGTACAACGTGACCGACTTTACTGTCTCAGCCACTCCCGGCGGCGTGGTCACCTTCGAACGCGAGACGGTCGTCCAAAACTACGCGGACTCGCAGATTTCGTCGTATCTGTTGAAACTCGACCGGTCGGAAGCACCGCGGAAGGTCCAAGCAGCCTCCAGAAGGTACGAGGCAGTCAGCGACGCAGAAACGGTCGAGGACACGCCCGAAACGTTCACCTATAGCGAAACGGCCGATGCCGTCCTCATACACGTCCCCGCCGACGAGGACAACCCGGTAAAGCTGTTCTTCAACGGAAATCGAGGCGACAGAGACCGCGGTAACAGCGGTCGCGGTCGCAGAGGACGCAGTAATGGAAACCGCGGTAACAGAGATCGTGGTGACAGAAATCGCGGTAACAGAAACCGAGGTAACGGTAACAGATAA
- the hemA gene encoding glutamyl-tRNA reductase, producing MSTGVVTAARVTHESGSVDQLAAASPESQESAVTELLTVPDIEEAYVLSTCNRVEAYVVGADHAVGRAALEELFAAIDDEAIVTTDHDESLRHLLRVAAGLESVILGEDQIIGQVRTAYEDARNAGGIDSMLEAAVTKAIHVGERARTETAINEGVVSLGSAATRRAAKELPLEGTTALVVGAGEMGQLAARNLAASGVDELVVANRTVAHADHLVADLEVETDSRAAPLEALDTVAVRADVVVTATGSDEPVLRPRHLDGESDTDASETEQVIVDLGQPRDVAPTADALPSVRVFDLDDLESVTEETREQRADAAREVETMIDREYDLLTEQYKRARADEAIAAMYESAERIKEREVETALSHLEGEITEGQREVVEAMADSLVNQLLAPPTKSLREAAAEDDWSTIHTALQLFNPEFDADDGTLAPPSIDTANVEPGIGATDDD from the coding sequence ATGTCAACCGGCGTCGTAACTGCCGCGCGGGTAACTCACGAGAGCGGGAGTGTCGACCAGCTGGCCGCTGCCAGTCCTGAGAGTCAGGAGAGCGCCGTTACGGAGCTATTGACCGTTCCCGATATCGAGGAGGCGTACGTCCTCTCGACGTGTAATCGGGTCGAGGCCTACGTCGTCGGTGCCGACCACGCCGTCGGCAGGGCCGCGCTCGAGGAACTTTTCGCTGCAATCGACGATGAGGCCATCGTCACGACGGACCACGACGAGAGTCTGCGGCACCTGCTGCGGGTCGCCGCGGGTCTCGAGTCGGTCATTCTCGGCGAGGACCAGATTATCGGGCAGGTCCGAACCGCCTACGAGGACGCCCGGAACGCCGGCGGAATCGACTCGATGCTCGAGGCCGCCGTCACGAAGGCCATTCACGTCGGCGAACGCGCGCGCACCGAGACCGCGATCAACGAGGGGGTCGTCTCGCTCGGGTCGGCCGCGACACGGCGGGCCGCCAAGGAGCTCCCCCTCGAGGGTACGACCGCGCTAGTTGTCGGAGCCGGCGAGATGGGACAGCTCGCCGCTCGCAACCTCGCGGCCAGCGGCGTGGATGAACTCGTCGTCGCCAACCGGACCGTCGCCCACGCCGACCATCTCGTCGCCGATCTGGAAGTCGAAACCGATTCGAGAGCTGCGCCGCTTGAGGCGCTCGACACCGTCGCGGTCCGTGCCGATGTCGTGGTGACAGCGACCGGCAGCGACGAGCCGGTGCTCAGACCCCGTCATCTCGACGGCGAGAGCGATACCGACGCGAGCGAGACCGAGCAGGTGATCGTCGATCTCGGCCAGCCACGGGATGTCGCCCCGACAGCAGACGCGTTGCCGTCAGTACGAGTGTTCGATCTGGATGATCTCGAGTCGGTCACCGAGGAGACCCGCGAGCAGCGGGCCGACGCGGCCCGGGAGGTCGAGACGATGATCGACCGCGAGTACGACCTGCTCACGGAGCAGTACAAACGAGCCCGGGCCGACGAGGCGATCGCGGCGATGTACGAATCCGCCGAGCGGATCAAGGAACGGGAGGTCGAGACCGCGCTCTCCCACCTCGAAGGCGAGATCACCGAGGGCCAACGAGAGGTCGTCGAGGCGATGGCCGACTCGCTGGTCAACCAGTTGCTCGCGCCGCCGACCAAGAGCCTCCGCGAGGCGGCGGCTGAAGACGACTGGAGTACGATTCACACCGCATTGCAACTATTCAATCCAGAGTTCGATGCGGACGACGGCACGCTCGCACCGCCATCGATCGACACCGCGAACGTCGAACCGGGAATCGGCGCAACGGACGACGACTGA
- a CDS encoding bifunctional precorrin-2 dehydrogenase/sirohydrochlorin ferrochelatase produces MIPLLHDFTNETVLVVGGGPVGARKARRFDREARVLVVSPAFADRDFGGAELIRAAPAPEEISGWLERATPALVVAATDDEAINEAVADAARERGILVNRADRSGERESRSVVVPATVREEPVTVAIATGGTAPALSKYLRQDLEETLDGADEMARVCAGLREELKTRDVSVDRRREIVTDVVNSPDVWTALRTGTSNCAQVIEDVLGEELSTGGKRP; encoded by the coding sequence ATGATTCCGCTTTTGCACGATTTCACGAATGAGACGGTGCTCGTCGTCGGCGGCGGTCCGGTCGGTGCCCGAAAGGCCCGGCGGTTCGACCGCGAGGCACGGGTGCTCGTCGTCAGTCCGGCCTTCGCCGATCGCGACTTCGGCGGTGCCGAACTGATCCGGGCCGCGCCCGCTCCCGAAGAGATTTCGGGCTGGCTCGAGCGAGCCACGCCGGCGCTGGTCGTCGCGGCGACGGACGACGAGGCGATCAACGAGGCCGTCGCCGACGCGGCCCGCGAGCGGGGAATCCTCGTCAATCGAGCGGACCGGTCGGGGGAGCGCGAGTCCAGGAGCGTCGTCGTTCCCGCGACCGTCCGTGAGGAGCCGGTAACCGTCGCGATCGCGACTGGCGGGACTGCACCCGCGCTGAGCAAGTACCTCCGACAGGACCTCGAGGAAACGCTCGACGGGGCCGATGAGATGGCTCGGGTCTGTGCAGGGTTGCGTGAGGAACTCAAGACGCGTGACGTATCAGTGGATCGACGACGAGAGATCGTCACAGATGTCGTCAATTCTCCGGATGTTTGGACAGCTTTACGTACGGGTACTTCCAACTGTGCGCAAGTGATTGAGGACGTGCTCGGCGAGGAACTGTCAACTGGGGGGAAACGGCCATGA
- a CDS encoding Lrp/AsnC family transcriptional regulator, whose product MTTDVDLTDDERAVVNAFQGGFPVVERPFEAAAAAMHDHGVDIDAAALLATIRDLDERGVLSRFGALVNAQEIGGAATLVAMHAPEDRFDEIVEAVNDHREVAHNYEREHPHLNVWFVVSVANEDRVEEVLAEIEDETGQETYNLPKREEFRVEAKFYVDGPLDGDGDVEATGVDCSDLGPAVAPSDDAALSPAERDLVLEIQDGFPLTETPYRDIADATSQNVEWVLETIKRFEREGKIRRIGVVPNHYALGYTENGMTVWNVPDEVVSEVGPEVASLPFVTHCYRRPRHEGVWPYNFFAMTHGRSEAESQQRIERVREVMSEHWDVSDDDWDSLFSTQILKKTGIRMGERADANTREQ is encoded by the coding sequence ATGACTACGGACGTCGACCTCACGGACGACGAGCGGGCGGTCGTCAACGCCTTTCAGGGCGGGTTCCCCGTCGTGGAACGGCCGTTCGAGGCCGCCGCGGCCGCCATGCACGACCACGGGGTCGACATCGACGCGGCGGCGCTGCTCGCAACGATTCGCGACCTCGACGAGCGGGGCGTTCTCTCGCGGTTCGGGGCCCTCGTCAACGCCCAGGAGATCGGCGGCGCGGCAACGCTGGTGGCCATGCACGCCCCCGAGGACCGGTTCGACGAGATCGTCGAGGCAGTCAACGATCACCGCGAGGTAGCCCACAACTACGAGCGTGAGCATCCCCACCTGAATGTCTGGTTCGTCGTGAGCGTCGCCAACGAGGACCGCGTCGAGGAAGTACTTGCCGAGATCGAGGACGAAACGGGCCAGGAGACGTACAACCTGCCGAAACGGGAGGAGTTCCGCGTCGAGGCCAAGTTCTACGTCGACGGCCCGCTCGACGGCGACGGAGACGTCGAGGCCACCGGGGTCGACTGTTCGGATCTCGGCCCCGCAGTCGCGCCCAGCGACGACGCCGCGCTCTCGCCGGCCGAACGGGACCTCGTCCTCGAGATTCAGGATGGCTTCCCGCTGACTGAGACACCCTACAGGGACATCGCCGACGCGACCAGCCAGAACGTCGAATGGGTCCTCGAGACAATCAAACGGTTCGAGCGCGAGGGGAAGATCCGGCGGATCGGCGTCGTACCGAACCACTACGCGCTGGGCTACACGGAAAACGGGATGACGGTCTGGAACGTGCCCGACGAGGTCGTCTCCGAAGTCGGCCCGGAAGTCGCCTCGCTACCGTTCGTCACCCACTGTTACCGACGCCCGCGCCACGAAGGGGTCTGGCCGTACAACTTCTTCGCGATGACTCACGGTCGCAGCGAGGCTGAGAGTCAACAGCGCATCGAACGGGTCCGCGAAGTCATGAGCGAGCACTGGGACGTGTCTGACGATGACTGGGACTCCCTGTTTTCGACGCAAATATTGAAGAAGACCGGTATACGGATGGGGGAGCGCGCCGATGCGAATACTAGAGAGCAGTAA
- a CDS encoding DUF5778 family protein: MANTNSDALDEDLYQRTKALLEPGEVELNGAIVHTDYDGQEDVKMMQATIDVGDIIAEHSGYDPQDCYVHSGNDDPDFSSNQHQGLTLEDEAFVWECQQLLREGSFDIVIYYEASADHEAILEDIEELGFDVTGVEGE; encoded by the coding sequence ATGGCAAACACGAACTCCGACGCGCTTGACGAGGACCTCTACCAGCGGACCAAAGCACTGCTCGAGCCCGGCGAGGTCGAACTCAACGGAGCGATCGTCCACACCGACTACGACGGACAGGAGGACGTCAAGATGATGCAGGCGACGATCGACGTCGGCGACATCATCGCCGAGCACTCGGGGTACGACCCGCAGGACTGTTACGTCCACTCAGGCAACGACGACCCCGACTTCTCCTCGAACCAGCACCAGGGACTGACCCTCGAGGACGAAGCGTTCGTCTGGGAGTGCCAGCAACTGCTGCGTGAGGGCAGTTTCGACATCGTCATCTACTACGAGGCGAGCGCGGACCACGAGGCGATCCTCGAGGACATCGAGGAACTCGGCTTCGACGTGACGGGCGTCGAAGGGGAGTAA
- the uppS gene encoding polyprenyl diphosphate synthase yields the protein MKRWFRQRIDAAYERLLSREVSGAPTHVAVIQDGNRRYARSQGGDAHEGHRAGAETTERVLEWCQDIGVEELTLYTFSTENFERPAEENEALFDLLCEKLREFAEADRVHENEVCIRAIGETELLPDRVRDAIDYAERRTCDYDSFVLNIALAYGGRSRLLNATRGVAEGVEAGDLDPDEIGVEDIERRLYDQPVRDVDLIIRPGGEERTSNFLPWHANGNEAAVFFCTPYWPEFSKADFLRGIRTYEHRAESWRRTRARRALALLGAISEPELAEARSIVDRFRDSLPSSEQPDAETLEASDSDGRTAD from the coding sequence ATGAAGCGGTGGTTCCGTCAGCGCATTGACGCGGCATACGAGCGGCTGCTCTCCAGAGAGGTCTCCGGTGCGCCGACCCACGTTGCGGTGATTCAGGACGGAAACCGACGGTACGCCCGCAGCCAGGGCGGCGACGCCCACGAGGGCCACCGTGCGGGTGCCGAAACGACCGAACGCGTCCTCGAGTGGTGTCAGGATATCGGCGTCGAGGAACTGACGTTGTACACGTTCTCGACGGAGAACTTCGAGCGTCCTGCGGAAGAAAACGAGGCGTTATTCGACCTCCTCTGCGAGAAGCTCAGGGAGTTCGCGGAGGCCGACCGCGTCCACGAGAACGAGGTCTGTATCCGCGCGATCGGCGAGACGGAACTGCTCCCCGATCGGGTCCGAGACGCCATCGACTACGCCGAACGACGCACTTGCGACTACGACAGTTTCGTGCTCAATATCGCACTCGCGTATGGCGGCCGCTCGCGGCTGCTCAACGCGACCCGTGGCGTCGCCGAGGGTGTCGAAGCGGGCGACCTTGACCCCGACGAGATCGGCGTCGAGGACATCGAGCGTCGGCTGTACGACCAGCCGGTACGAGACGTCGACCTCATCATCCGGCCCGGCGGCGAAGAGCGGACGTCAAACTTCCTGCCCTGGCACGCGAACGGCAACGAGGCCGCGGTCTTCTTCTGTACGCCCTACTGGCCGGAGTTCTCGAAGGCCGACTTCCTGCGCGGAATCCGAACGTACGAACATCGAGCGGAATCCTGGCGACGGACTCGCGCGCGCCGCGCACTGGCACTGCTCGGGGCGATCAGCGAACCCGAACTCGCCGAGGCCCGCTCGATCGTCGATCGGTTCCGCGACTCGCTGCCCTCGAGCGAGCAGCCCGACGCGGAGACGCTCGAGGCGAGTGACTCGGACGGTCGAACCGCCGACTGA
- a CDS encoding undecaprenyl diphosphate synthase family protein: protein MGLYERYLALRIRRHEAEPPDHVALVITERDLLERGAYETLTDFFEWAVEYASQITVYVSVLDAAAVPALQRELETIDAPRPIAVRGPEDRAQADAPIRIGIGLGGKHEFTSAVRTLAERVDAGDLEPDEIDDEHVEDHLVFPSEPDLVIKTGAERLSDFMIWQSVYSELYFTDVNWRDFRKRDFLRAVLEYCNRSRRFGR from the coding sequence GTGGGACTGTACGAACGGTATCTGGCGCTCCGAATCCGCCGCCACGAGGCCGAGCCACCCGATCACGTTGCACTCGTGATCACCGAACGCGACCTGTTAGAGCGCGGTGCGTACGAAACGCTCACAGACTTCTTCGAGTGGGCTGTCGAGTACGCCTCGCAGATAACGGTCTACGTGAGTGTCCTCGATGCAGCGGCGGTGCCGGCCTTACAGCGCGAACTCGAGACGATCGATGCGCCGCGGCCGATCGCAGTGCGGGGCCCGGAAGACAGAGCGCAGGCCGACGCACCGATCCGGATCGGGATCGGCCTCGGTGGCAAACACGAGTTCACCAGCGCTGTCCGGACGCTCGCCGAGCGCGTCGATGCGGGCGACCTCGAGCCCGATGAGATCGACGACGAACACGTCGAAGACCATCTCGTCTTCCCGTCGGAGCCGGACTTGGTGATCAAGACCGGTGCGGAGCGACTCTCGGATTTCATGATCTGGCAGTCGGTCTACTCCGAGCTATACTTCACCGACGTGAACTGGCGGGACTTCCGCAAGCGGGACTTCCTGCGGGCTGTTCTCGAGTACTGCAATCGGTCTCGCCGCTTCGGTCGTTAA
- the dnaG gene encoding DNA primase DnaG — protein MEDTSKYLIHADVTADGVVERSDVVGAIFGQTEGLLGDDLDLRDLRQSGKVGRIDAEIASTGGQSHGQVTIATSLDKVETATLAASLETITRVGPCRADLEVREIEDVRAAKRKEVVDRAKELLRTGFDDTIMSSEEILAEVRQHVRVEDITEYEELPAGPHVTDSDAIIVVEGRSDVLTLLKYGIKNAIAVEGTNIPDSVAELTCHRTVTAFLDGDRGGDLILEELAQVGDIDYVAFAPADNSVEDLDHHELFAALRNKVPYETVSELNEPREAVAATDGSASPAPRPTEPATASPKTIDEGPNRSDSDSNGQAEPSTDASESSTAADSNVTSSTTEATEESVARAKTERAGAEPTPSGSQPPARHADEIESESVDKEADDGVEPDVTTDATGSPETVYGHATAVIRSGTDRVRFLDADSETIDEVDACDAYTALEELETVPTTVVLDEILGQQLLDLAADRGVERIIARSLGQFTKRPTDVQIHAVDDIAKRPPDAERR, from the coding sequence ATGGAAGACACTTCGAAATACCTCATTCACGCGGACGTCACGGCTGACGGGGTCGTCGAGCGCAGCGACGTCGTCGGCGCGATTTTCGGGCAAACTGAAGGCCTGCTCGGCGACGACCTCGACCTCCGCGATCTCCGGCAGTCCGGCAAAGTCGGCCGGATCGACGCCGAAATCGCGAGTACCGGGGGTCAGTCCCACGGTCAGGTGACGATCGCTACCAGCCTCGACAAAGTCGAAACTGCCACCCTCGCCGCCTCCCTCGAGACGATCACCCGAGTCGGCCCCTGTCGGGCCGACCTCGAGGTACGCGAAATCGAGGACGTGCGCGCGGCGAAGCGAAAGGAAGTCGTCGACCGCGCGAAGGAACTGCTCCGAACGGGCTTCGACGACACGATCATGTCCTCCGAAGAGATCCTCGCAGAGGTCCGCCAGCACGTCCGCGTCGAGGACATCACCGAGTACGAGGAGCTGCCCGCTGGCCCCCACGTTACGGATAGCGACGCCATTATCGTCGTCGAGGGTCGCTCCGACGTGCTCACCCTGCTCAAGTACGGCATCAAAAACGCGATCGCGGTGGAGGGGACGAACATTCCCGACTCCGTAGCCGAACTCACCTGCCACCGCACGGTCACGGCGTTCCTCGACGGCGACCGCGGCGGCGATCTGATCCTCGAGGAACTCGCTCAGGTCGGCGACATCGATTACGTCGCCTTCGCCCCTGCTGACAACTCCGTCGAGGATCTCGACCACCACGAACTGTTCGCCGCGCTTCGGAACAAGGTCCCCTATGAGACCGTCTCGGAGCTGAACGAACCCCGGGAAGCGGTCGCCGCAACGGACGGCAGTGCGTCGCCCGCACCGCGGCCGACAGAACCCGCGACCGCGTCGCCGAAGACCATCGATGAGGGACCGAACAGGTCCGACAGCGATTCGAACGGTCAGGCAGAGCCATCTACCGACGCGAGCGAGTCATCCACAGCGGCCGACTCGAATGTCACCAGTTCGACGACCGAAGCGACGGAGGAGTCGGTGGCGAGAGCGAAAACGGAACGGGCGGGCGCGGAGCCGACACCGAGCGGGTCCCAGCCCCCGGCACGGCATGCCGACGAGATCGAGAGCGAATCGGTCGATAAGGAGGCCGACGACGGGGTGGAGCCCGACGTCACGACCGACGCGACTGGCAGTCCCGAAACCGTCTACGGCCACGCGACCGCCGTCATCCGTTCGGGAACCGACCGCGTTCGATTCCTCGACGCCGACAGCGAGACGATCGATGAGGTCGACGCGTGCGACGCCTACACCGCCCTCGAGGAACTCGAGACGGTGCCGACAACAGTCGTCCTCGACGAGATTCTCGGCCAGCAACTGCTGGATCTGGCGGCCGATCGCGGCGTCGAACGGATCATCGCACGCTCGCTCGGACAGTTCACCAAGCGCCCGACCGATGTCCAGATCCATGCGGTCGACGATATCGCCAAGCGGCCGCCGGACGCCGAGCGGCGCTGA
- a CDS encoding ester cyclase, translated as MAKTTLDAEQLVSQYVEIWNDQEFSRLSDVVAESFTFTSPTTGTIEGRENVEAYARDVVAGFPDFEITVHEMLADETLVMAEGTLSGTHEGAFDGIEPTHETLELRDMARFVVEDGKLQEERAFFDRYEFLEQLGLVDE; from the coding sequence GTGGCCAAAACAACACTAGACGCCGAACAGCTCGTCAGCCAGTATGTAGAGATTTGGAACGATCAGGAGTTCTCGAGGCTCTCCGACGTCGTCGCCGAGTCATTTACGTTCACGTCGCCAACCACGGGGACGATAGAGGGCCGCGAGAACGTCGAAGCGTACGCCCGCGACGTTGTAGCGGGGTTTCCTGACTTTGAGATAACCGTCCACGAAATGCTCGCCGACGAGACCCTCGTCATGGCCGAAGGGACGCTCTCGGGGACTCACGAGGGAGCGTTCGACGGCATCGAGCCGACCCACGAGACACTCGAACTTCGGGACATGGCGAGGTTCGTTGTCGAAGACGGCAAACTTCAGGAAGAACGGGCGTTCTTCGACCGGTACGAGTTCCTCGAGCAACTTGGACTCGTCGACGAGTGA